The following coding sequences are from one Paenibacillus sp. JDR-2 window:
- the nusA gene encoding transcription termination factor NusA: MSMDFIEALSEIERDKGIAKEVLLEAIEAALISSYKRNFNAAQNVRVDINRHSGVIKVYARKTVVDEVLDPRLEITVDASREINPHYQLDDIADIEVTPRDFGRIAAQTAKQVVTQRIREAERGLIYNAFIDKEEDIVNGIVQRQDTRNLFVDLGKVEAVLPLTELMPTDKFKHGDRVKSYITKVENTTKGPQIILSRTHPGLLKRLFELEVPEIYDGVVEIRSVAREAGFRSKIAVYSRNEEVDPVGSCVGPKGMRVQTIVNELTGEKIDIVRWSESVEEYVANALSPSKVLEVIVFEQEKMARVIVPDYQLSLAIGIKGQNARLAAKLTGWKIDIKSETQAEQEYGRPKTTASTMHQDSVSID; the protein is encoded by the coding sequence ATGAGCATGGATTTTATTGAAGCATTGTCGGAAATCGAGAGGGATAAAGGAATTGCAAAGGAAGTGCTGTTAGAAGCGATTGAAGCGGCTTTAATATCGAGCTACAAGCGCAACTTTAATGCAGCGCAGAACGTTCGCGTGGATATTAACCGCCACAGCGGCGTTATTAAAGTATACGCTCGCAAGACGGTTGTAGACGAAGTGCTCGACCCGCGTCTTGAAATTACAGTTGACGCTTCGCGTGAGATTAACCCTCACTACCAGCTCGACGATATCGCGGATATTGAAGTTACTCCTCGTGACTTTGGCCGTATCGCGGCTCAGACGGCGAAGCAGGTCGTTACGCAGCGTATCCGTGAAGCGGAACGCGGTTTGATCTACAACGCTTTTATAGATAAAGAAGAAGATATCGTTAACGGAATCGTGCAGCGCCAGGATACGCGCAACCTGTTTGTTGACTTGGGCAAGGTTGAAGCGGTTCTGCCACTTACCGAGCTGATGCCTACGGACAAATTCAAGCATGGCGACCGTGTTAAGTCGTACATTACGAAAGTAGAGAATACGACCAAGGGGCCGCAAATTATTTTGTCCCGTACTCATCCAGGCCTTCTTAAGCGTCTGTTCGAACTTGAAGTTCCTGAAATCTATGACGGCGTTGTCGAGATCCGTTCCGTTGCCCGCGAGGCCGGCTTCCGTTCGAAGATTGCCGTTTATTCGCGTAACGAAGAGGTTGATCCGGTGGGATCCTGCGTAGGCCCTAAAGGCATGCGCGTTCAAACTATCGTTAACGAGCTTACCGGTGAGAAGATCGATATCGTCCGCTGGTCGGAGAGCGTTGAGGAATACGTGGCGAATGCGCTCAGCCCGTCGAAGGTGCTCGAGGTAATCGTATTCGAACAAGAGAAAATGGCCCGCGTAATCGTACCTGATTACCAGCTGTCTCTTGCGATTGGCATTAAAGGTCAGAATGCGCGCCTTGCCGCGAAGCTGACTGGCTGGAAGATCGATATTAAGAGCGAAACGCAAGCGGAGCAGGAGTATGGCCGTCCGAAAACAACGGCAAGCACCATGCACCAAGATTCCGTTTCTATCGATTAA
- a CDS encoding 1-deoxy-D-xylulose-5-phosphate reductoisomerase — MKKITILGSTGSIGTQTLDVIANDPDRYQVVGLSAGNNLQLLIEQAKQFRPSVVCLANKELAEQAKPELPSGTQVLYGEEGLVEIAANNDADVVVTAIVGSRGLPATLAAIEAGKTIALANKETLVTAGHIVMERARQKGVSIIPVDSEHSAIFQCLNGEDPKALQQLTLTASGGSFRDRTREQLEGVSVAEALNHPNWSMGAKITIDSATMVNKGLEVIEARWLFDVTYDQIKVLIHPESIIHSFVEFSDNSVIAQLGMPDMRVPIQYALTYPNRLPTPTGRLDLAAIGKLHFREMDFARYPCLKLAFDCGRAGDSAPTVFNAANEVAVARFLNGEIDFLGIERVLERVLERHSVTAVNDLQAIAEIDAWARKEAAII; from the coding sequence ATGAAAAAAATCACCATATTAGGCTCCACCGGCTCTATCGGCACCCAGACGCTTGACGTCATAGCCAATGATCCGGACCGCTATCAGGTTGTCGGCTTATCGGCAGGCAATAACCTTCAGCTGCTGATCGAGCAGGCTAAGCAATTCCGGCCTTCTGTGGTTTGCCTCGCTAATAAGGAGTTGGCTGAGCAAGCAAAGCCTGAATTGCCTTCGGGCACGCAGGTCCTGTATGGCGAGGAGGGTCTTGTAGAAATCGCGGCGAATAATGATGCCGACGTTGTTGTAACAGCGATTGTTGGCAGCCGTGGACTTCCTGCAACTCTTGCCGCTATTGAGGCTGGCAAGACGATTGCGCTGGCGAACAAAGAAACCCTCGTGACGGCCGGTCATATCGTAATGGAGCGTGCCAGACAAAAAGGCGTCTCGATTATACCGGTGGACAGCGAGCATTCGGCGATTTTCCAATGCTTGAACGGGGAAGATCCTAAAGCTTTGCAGCAGCTTACCCTGACGGCATCGGGCGGATCGTTCCGCGACCGTACTCGTGAACAGTTGGAAGGCGTATCGGTAGCTGAAGCGTTAAACCATCCGAACTGGTCCATGGGAGCCAAGATTACGATCGATTCCGCTACCATGGTGAACAAAGGGCTGGAGGTCATCGAAGCTAGATGGCTGTTTGATGTGACCTACGATCAGATTAAGGTCTTGATCCATCCGGAAAGCATCATCCATTCGTTTGTGGAATTCAGCGACAACAGCGTAATTGCTCAGTTGGGCATGCCGGATATGCGGGTTCCTATCCAGTACGCGCTGACTTATCCGAATCGCCTTCCAACCCCGACTGGCCGGCTCGATCTAGCGGCAATCGGAAAATTGCATTTCCGCGAGATGGATTTCGCCAGATACCCATGTCTCAAGCTTGCCTTTGACTGCGGCCGTGCCGGTGATTCGGCTCCAACCGTGTTTAATGCAGCTAACGAGGTTGCTGTAGCCCGTTTCCTGAACGGGGAGATTGATTTCTTGGGCATTGAGCGAGTGCTGGAGCGCGTTCTCGAGCGCCACTCGGTAACAGCAGTAAATGATTTGCAGGCTATTGCAGAAATTGATGCTTGGGCTCGTAAAGAGGCCGCAATCATCTAG
- the rnpM gene encoding RNase P modulator RnpM — MRPRKVPLRKCVACQEMKPKRELIRVVRTPNEEVLIDLTGKKAGRGAYLCGQVSCFKLAKKSKALDRALKQAVDASIYDQLEQDFIAVEDEFLAGKERGSDEDE; from the coding sequence GTGAGACCGAGAAAAGTGCCGCTTCGCAAGTGCGTGGCATGCCAAGAAATGAAGCCAAAGAGAGAACTTATCCGGGTTGTTCGGACACCAAACGAAGAAGTGCTTATAGACCTGACGGGGAAAAAGGCCGGTCGCGGCGCCTATTTATGTGGACAGGTCAGTTGCTTTAAGCTGGCTAAGAAGTCCAAGGCGCTTGACCGGGCATTAAAGCAGGCAGTCGACGCATCGATTTACGACCAGCTTGAACAGGATTTCATAGCGGTAGAGGACGAGTTTCTGGCAGGCAAGGAGCGGGGAAGCGATGAAGATGAATAA
- a CDS encoding PolC-type DNA polymerase III has translation MSQTGDNRQRFELLMQQAGLPLEIINSYYKDGYIEQVIVGKSNRKWTFCIRKTSLVPYKAFMALTQAVNMKFAHIAEISFKLLYDDAVPSADIAREYWPLFLEWVQQENPSVNGWLSKAGMEPTDEMIVVSLLDGMGLELAKKKKIDEAISSFYERTFARNYRVKLEVGEQVRQDVYEEFQQKREQAEREAVIQIMESVAEAGEADGDDEPVKLAMGYDIRDEPTPLMNIREEEKKVTVQGAVFGLEVKELRNGMTLFTFNVTDFTDSMAMKMFAKTKEDVKILSLLSNGKWVKARGKVDYDRFMQEPELVMIPNDLQEISSPPDRKDNAEEKRVEFHLHSTMSAMDAVTPIGEYVKMAAKWGHKAIAITDHSNIHCYPEAFKSAKKNGIQVLFGLEANVVNDAVPMVLNSREAALATAEYIVFDIETTGLSIINNKIIELAGVKMREGKEVDRFSTFINPHEKIPYHIQQLTNINDEMVKDAPELEPKLREFIDFIGDSILVAHNARFDIGFIQANLKSIGMPDVTNPVLDTLELARFLHPTMKNHRLNTLSAKYKVSLDNHHRAVDDSVALGGVLFGLINDAAERNITGLHQLNDYVGLDISNSRPFHCNIYALNAAGKKNLFKMVSISHTEHFKRVACIPKSKLVDMREGILVISGCEKGEFFETVLNKSYEEALEVARFYDALEIQPVDFYMHLVDKGLVGSRAEIEQAMRRICEIGDELGKPVIATGNVHYLNPRDKLYRDIAIHGITGFSPLKDLRKPDAHLRTTEEMLREFAFLGEARAYEVVVKNTVELSNRFEPFEMFPDKLFTPIIEGAEEEIRNTCYDTAKSMYGDDLPQVVIDRLEKELVPIIKFGFSANYLISEKLVKKSNADGYLVGSRGSVGSSVVATFLGISEVNPLPAHYLCKNSECRHSEWFLDGSVPSGFDLPDKNCPNCNLPMKGEGQDIPFETFLGFKGDKVPDIDLNFSGEYQPTAHNFTKIMFGDKCVFRAGTIGTVAEKTGYGFARKYAEDHSKTWRSAELSRLASGVTGVKRSTGQHPGGIVVVPNYMEVEDITPVQFPADDVNAEWKTTHFDYHAFEANLLKLDILGHDDPTMMRMLQDLTGVDPTTIPMNDPKVMSMFNSTKALEVSPEKIRTPVATYGVPEMGTKFVRQMLQETQPSSFADLLQISGLSHGTGVWLGNAQELIKKGTCNIKTVIGCRDDIMLYLIYKAGMDAGLAFKITESVRKGKGLTPEWIEEMKRCKVPAWYIDSCLRIEYMFPKAHAAAYVISAVRTAYFKLYYPIHYYATYFSVRAEDFDLELLCQGYDAIQKKIIEIEDKGFNATTKEKNSISLLEMALEMTARGFSFKPIDLYRSDATKFIVDGETLIPPFSAIGGIGENAARNIAAAKDAGEFLSIEDFQQRSKASKTIIEVLTGMGCFRGLPESNQLSLF, from the coding sequence ATGAGCCAAACCGGAGACAACCGGCAGCGCTTTGAGCTGCTTATGCAGCAAGCGGGGCTGCCGCTCGAAATTATAAATTCCTATTACAAAGACGGTTATATCGAACAAGTCATTGTAGGGAAAAGCAACAGAAAATGGACGTTTTGCATTCGCAAAACGTCTTTAGTTCCTTATAAGGCTTTTATGGCCCTTACTCAAGCCGTAAACATGAAGTTCGCGCATATTGCGGAGATTTCTTTTAAGCTTCTTTATGATGATGCCGTTCCTTCGGCAGACATTGCACGAGAATATTGGCCTTTATTCTTGGAATGGGTACAGCAGGAGAATCCATCGGTTAACGGCTGGCTAAGCAAAGCCGGCATGGAACCGACAGACGAAATGATTGTCGTATCGCTGCTGGATGGCATGGGGCTGGAACTGGCGAAGAAGAAGAAGATCGACGAAGCAATCAGCAGCTTTTACGAGAGAACCTTCGCCCGTAACTACCGAGTAAAGCTGGAGGTCGGCGAGCAGGTCAGACAGGATGTTTACGAGGAGTTCCAGCAGAAGCGGGAACAAGCGGAGAGGGAAGCCGTTATCCAGATTATGGAGAGCGTTGCTGAAGCGGGTGAGGCTGACGGTGATGATGAGCCTGTCAAACTGGCGATGGGTTATGACATACGCGATGAGCCTACTCCGCTTATGAACATCCGGGAGGAAGAGAAGAAAGTTACGGTTCAGGGCGCTGTATTTGGCCTCGAGGTGAAGGAACTCCGCAACGGAATGACCTTATTCACCTTTAACGTAACGGACTTCACTGATTCCATGGCGATGAAAATGTTTGCCAAGACGAAGGAAGATGTGAAAATCCTCAGTCTGTTGTCGAATGGCAAATGGGTGAAGGCGCGCGGCAAGGTCGATTACGACCGCTTCATGCAGGAGCCTGAACTTGTGATGATCCCTAATGATCTCCAGGAAATCTCTTCGCCGCCAGACCGTAAAGACAATGCGGAAGAGAAACGCGTTGAATTCCATCTTCATTCCACAATGAGCGCGATGGACGCGGTAACGCCTATCGGCGAGTATGTGAAGATGGCTGCCAAATGGGGCCACAAGGCGATTGCAATCACGGATCACAGCAATATACACTGTTATCCCGAAGCCTTTAAGTCGGCGAAAAAGAATGGTATTCAAGTATTGTTCGGACTGGAAGCCAATGTAGTCAATGATGCGGTGCCGATGGTCTTGAATTCGCGGGAAGCAGCATTGGCAACAGCGGAATACATTGTATTCGATATCGAAACAACGGGCTTATCCATTATTAATAATAAAATTATTGAGCTTGCGGGCGTTAAGATGAGGGAAGGCAAGGAAGTCGATCGTTTCTCTACCTTTATCAATCCGCACGAGAAGATTCCTTATCATATTCAGCAGTTGACCAACATCAATGACGAGATGGTCAAGGATGCGCCGGAGCTTGAACCTAAGCTGCGAGAATTTATTGATTTTATCGGTGATTCCATTCTCGTTGCGCACAACGCCAGGTTCGATATCGGATTTATTCAAGCTAACTTGAAGTCGATAGGCATGCCGGATGTTACGAATCCCGTTCTGGATACGTTGGAACTGGCGAGATTCCTGCATCCAACGATGAAGAATCATAGGCTTAATACATTATCTGCTAAATATAAAGTTTCATTGGATAACCATCACCGCGCCGTTGACGACTCGGTTGCACTAGGCGGCGTATTATTCGGACTTATTAATGACGCGGCGGAACGCAATATTACCGGACTTCATCAATTAAACGATTATGTTGGACTTGATATTTCGAACTCCCGTCCATTCCACTGCAATATTTACGCGTTAAATGCCGCCGGAAAGAAAAATTTGTTCAAGATGGTGTCAATCTCTCATACCGAGCACTTCAAACGGGTTGCTTGTATTCCAAAGAGCAAGCTTGTTGACATGCGTGAAGGCATTCTCGTGATTTCCGGCTGCGAGAAGGGCGAATTCTTCGAGACGGTGCTTAATAAATCTTACGAAGAAGCTCTTGAGGTAGCCCGATTCTACGATGCGCTCGAGATCCAGCCGGTTGACTTCTACATGCATCTTGTCGATAAAGGGCTTGTAGGCAGCCGCGCGGAGATTGAGCAGGCAATGCGCCGTATTTGCGAGATTGGCGATGAACTGGGCAAACCTGTTATCGCAACCGGCAACGTCCATTATTTGAACCCGCGGGACAAGCTGTATCGCGATATCGCGATTCACGGCATTACCGGCTTTAGCCCGCTTAAAGATTTGCGCAAGCCGGATGCGCATCTTCGCACAACCGAAGAGATGCTTCGGGAGTTTGCCTTCCTAGGCGAAGCAAGGGCATATGAAGTAGTCGTGAAGAATACGGTGGAGCTGTCTAACCGGTTCGAGCCATTCGAGATGTTCCCGGATAAGCTGTTTACCCCGATTATCGAAGGGGCAGAAGAGGAAATCCGGAATACATGCTATGATACGGCGAAATCCATGTACGGCGATGATCTACCGCAGGTAGTTATCGACCGTCTTGAGAAGGAACTTGTGCCTATCATCAAATTCGGTTTCTCCGCCAACTACTTAATCTCGGAGAAGCTGGTTAAAAAGTCCAATGCCGACGGATATCTCGTGGGCTCCCGGGGTTCGGTCGGTTCTTCCGTTGTTGCTACTTTCCTTGGCATATCAGAGGTTAATCCGCTGCCAGCGCATTATTTGTGCAAGAACTCGGAATGCCGGCACAGCGAATGGTTCCTTGACGGCAGTGTCCCAAGCGGATTTGACTTGCCGGACAAGAACTGTCCGAATTGCAATTTGCCGATGAAGGGCGAAGGACAGGATATCCCGTTTGAGACCTTCCTTGGTTTTAAGGGCGATAAAGTTCCCGATATCGATCTTAACTTCTCTGGTGAATACCAACCAACGGCGCATAACTTTACTAAGATCATGTTCGGCGACAAATGTGTATTCCGTGCCGGCACAATTGGTACGGTAGCCGAAAAAACCGGATACGGATTCGCGCGTAAGTATGCGGAGGATCACAGTAAAACATGGCGCAGCGCGGAATTGTCTCGTCTTGCTTCGGGTGTAACCGGCGTGAAACGGAGTACAGGCCAGCATCCGGGCGGTATCGTTGTTGTTCCGAACTATATGGAAGTCGAAGACATTACGCCGGTGCAGTTCCCGGCGGATGACGTGAACGCGGAATGGAAGACGACGCATTTCGATTATCACGCCTTTGAAGCCAATTTGCTGAAGCTTGATATTCTGGGGCATGACGATCCGACCATGATGCGGATGCTGCAGGATTTGACGGGAGTAGACCCTACAACGATACCGATGAACGATCCGAAAGTGATGAGCATGTTTAACTCGACCAAAGCGCTGGAAGTATCGCCCGAGAAGATCCGGACGCCGGTTGCGACATACGGAGTACCGGAGATGGGGACGAAGTTCGTTCGCCAGATGCTTCAGGAGACGCAGCCATCATCGTTTGCCGACTTGCTGCAGATTTCGGGATTATCGCATGGTACCGGGGTATGGCTCGGCAATGCGCAGGAACTGATTAAGAAAGGCACTTGTAATATCAAGACCGTTATCGGCTGCCGTGACGATATCATGTTGTATCTGATTTATAAAGCGGGCATGGATGCCGGACTTGCTTTCAAAATTACGGAAAGCGTGCGTAAAGGTAAAGGTCTCACGCCGGAATGGATTGAAGAGATGAAGCGCTGCAAGGTGCCGGCCTGGTACATTGATTCCTGTCTTCGGATTGAATACATGTTCCCGAAGGCGCATGCCGCCGCTTACGTTATTTCCGCGGTGCGGACCGCCTACTTCAAGCTGTATTATCCGATTCATTACTATGCAACGTACTTCTCGGTTCGCGCGGAAGACTTTGATCTCGAGTTGCTCTGTCAAGGCTACGATGCTATTCAGAAGAAGATCATCGAAATCGAGGACAAAGGCTTTAATGCAACAACCAAAGAGAAAAACAGTATTTCCTTGTTGGAAATGGCTCTTGAGATGACAGCACGAGGCTTTTCCTTCAAACCAATTGATTTGTATAGATCCGATGCAACGAAGTTTATTGTTGACGGTGAGACGCTTATTCCTCCGTTCTCGGCTATTGGCGGTATTGGCGAGAATGCGGCGCGTAATATAGCGGCTGCCAAGGATGCCGGCGAATTCTTGTCCATCGAGGATTTCCAGCAAAGATCCAAGGCAAGTAAAACAATTATCGAGGTATTAACCGGTATGGGTTGCTTCCGCGGGCTTCCGGAATCCAACCAGTTGTCGTTGTTCTAA
- the rimP gene encoding ribosome maturation factor RimP — translation MSTSKIKTVVEAMVTPFLDSNGFELVDIEYVKEGSNYFLRVFVDKEGGIDIDECGKVSEFLSEELDKNDPVSDAYFLEVSSPGAERPLKKPDDVRKAVGKHVYITTYEPIDGSKEFEGQLTAFDGEQATVKIGKKEHVIPYAKVASARLAIVF, via the coding sequence TTGAGCACATCCAAAATCAAAACCGTCGTTGAGGCAATGGTTACTCCTTTCCTCGACAGTAATGGATTTGAACTTGTTGATATTGAGTACGTCAAGGAAGGCAGTAACTACTTCCTTCGGGTGTTCGTAGACAAGGAAGGCGGCATCGATATAGACGAATGCGGCAAAGTCAGCGAATTTTTGAGCGAAGAATTGGATAAGAATGATCCGGTCTCCGATGCTTACTTCTTGGAAGTATCATCACCGGGAGCAGAACGTCCGCTTAAAAAGCCGGATGATGTCCGTAAAGCCGTTGGCAAACACGTCTACATAACGACTTACGAGCCCATTGACGGTTCGAAGGAATTTGAAGGACAGCTTACCGCGTTTGACGGCGAACAAGCGACAGTGAAAATCGGCAAGAAAGAGCATGTCATTCCTTATGCCAAGGTCGCGAGCGCTCGTCTTGCGATTGTGTTCTAA
- the proS gene encoding proline--tRNA ligase — protein MSKDKQFVTEITPQGEDFSRWYIDVIKKAELMDYSPVRGCIVFRPEGYELWENIQRDLDRRFKETGHRNAYFPLFIPESFFQKEKEHVEGFNPELPWVTEAAGEKLEERLAIRPTSETMFGHMYAKWIQSYRDLPLLINQWANVVRWEKRTLPFLRTSEFLWQEGHTAHETEDEAREETMRMLTVYREFVEEFLAIPVIEGEKTPSERFAGAVNTYSIEAMMKDGKAVQAGTSHYLGTKFAVAFDIKYLDRENTLQFAHTTSWGVSTRLIGAMIMVHGDDRGLALPPKVAPTQVIMIPIGPAKTRDQVVGRVDELYAELKKAGVRVKVDDRSDVSPGWKFNEYEMRGVPLRLELGPRDMENGQVVLASRVSGEKRIVRQDNLLAEVETMLADIQRDMYEKAKQFREDNFYDVETLDEMKASMEEKRGFVLAGWCGSAACEKQVKEETGATSRNIPFEPEKKKSKCLVCGDHAEHTVVFARAY, from the coding sequence ATGTCCAAGGATAAACAGTTTGTTACCGAAATTACGCCACAAGGCGAAGATTTTTCTAGATGGTATATCGATGTTATTAAAAAAGCGGAGCTCATGGACTATTCGCCGGTACGCGGCTGTATTGTTTTCCGTCCGGAAGGCTATGAGCTTTGGGAAAATATTCAACGCGACCTAGACCGCCGTTTCAAGGAAACCGGCCACCGCAACGCTTACTTCCCGCTCTTTATTCCGGAGAGCTTCTTCCAAAAAGAGAAGGAGCATGTCGAGGGCTTTAATCCGGAGCTGCCTTGGGTAACGGAAGCAGCAGGCGAGAAGCTGGAAGAGCGCCTTGCTATTCGTCCGACATCGGAAACGATGTTTGGCCATATGTATGCGAAATGGATACAATCGTACCGTGATCTGCCACTCCTTATTAATCAATGGGCGAACGTTGTGCGCTGGGAAAAGCGTACTTTGCCGTTCCTTCGCACTAGCGAATTCCTGTGGCAGGAAGGCCATACGGCTCACGAGACCGAAGATGAAGCTCGCGAAGAAACGATGAGAATGTTGACTGTCTACCGTGAATTCGTGGAAGAGTTCCTTGCCATTCCGGTAATTGAAGGGGAGAAGACTCCTTCCGAGCGATTTGCCGGTGCGGTTAACACGTATTCCATCGAAGCGATGATGAAGGACGGCAAAGCGGTGCAAGCCGGTACGTCTCATTATCTGGGCACAAAATTTGCCGTTGCGTTTGACATCAAATATTTGGACCGAGAGAATACCCTTCAATTCGCGCATACCACATCTTGGGGCGTGAGTACGCGGCTGATTGGTGCTATGATTATGGTTCATGGAGACGACCGCGGTCTGGCATTGCCTCCGAAGGTTGCGCCAACACAAGTGATTATGATCCCAATTGGTCCGGCTAAAACCCGTGATCAAGTGGTTGGCCGAGTTGACGAGCTTTATGCAGAACTGAAAAAAGCCGGCGTCCGCGTTAAAGTTGATGACCGTTCCGACGTAAGTCCGGGCTGGAAGTTCAACGAATACGAGATGCGCGGTGTTCCGCTTCGTCTTGAGCTTGGTCCTCGTGATATGGAAAATGGGCAAGTTGTTCTTGCGTCGCGCGTAAGCGGAGAGAAACGAATCGTCCGCCAGGATAACCTGCTTGCGGAAGTGGAAACGATGCTTGCCGATATTCAACGCGACATGTATGAGAAAGCAAAGCAATTCCGTGAAGATAATTTCTACGATGTAGAAACGCTTGACGAGATGAAAGCTTCGATGGAAGAGAAACGTGGATTCGTTTTGGCTGGCTGGTGTGGTTCCGCCGCTTGCGAGAAGCAAGTGAAGGAAGAGACTGGCGCAACAAGCCGCAACATTCCATTCGAACCGGAGAAGAAGAAAAGCAAATGTCTCGTATGCGGTGATCATGCGGAGCACACGGTCGTATTTGCACGTGCCTACTAA
- a CDS encoding L7Ae/L30e/S12e/Gadd45 family ribosomal protein, with product MNKGLSSLGMAMRAGKLITGDEIVLKAVRKGEAQLVIIAGDASPNTKKKFRDKCNTYGVQLAEAFDRDQLGKAIGKPERVVLAVTDAKFGKMIAGHLSQNSEVDNIEQTTGQWQGQ from the coding sequence ATGAATAAAGGCTTGTCTTCGCTCGGAATGGCCATGAGAGCCGGAAAGCTTATTACCGGAGATGAAATTGTGCTCAAGGCGGTTCGTAAGGGTGAAGCGCAGCTCGTCATAATAGCGGGCGATGCTTCACCAAATACGAAGAAGAAGTTTCGCGACAAATGCAACACCTACGGGGTACAGCTCGCCGAAGCATTTGACCGCGATCAGCTTGGAAAGGCCATTGGAAAGCCGGAACGAGTCGTACTGGCGGTAACTGACGCAAAGTTCGGAAAAATGATTGCAGGTCATCTGAGTCAAAATTCGGAGGTGGATAATATTGAGCAAACAACAGGACAATGGCAAGGACAATAA
- the rseP gene encoding RIP metalloprotease RseP, with protein sequence MEMIRVIFMTVLVFFVIVTIHEWGHYFFAKRAGILVREFAIGFGPKLFSIKRGETRFTLRLVPAGGFVRMAGEDPEIVEVTVGQTIAVRVKNNQVTRIYLDRLDERSGVIRGEVTGIDLEKDLFIALDVEGENDRFSVHPTALLISRGKETQIAPIDRQFGSKSVGARAMSIFAGPLMNFVLAFVLFMVYIQLAGTPQGLLVDEVTKGMPAEHAQLQKGDLIDTVNGVKIGTDYDKMIDIIGASAGKSIQLNVIRNGALEPIKLTPVADDQGVGKVGLRAAYQFRSATVGETVTGAAKLMKTMTVSIFEGFKKIIIGDFKLDDLGGPVRTAEMTSEIARKGITDLTSWTALLSLYLGIFNLLPIPALDGSRLIFLGLEAVRGRPVNPNRESMVHFIGFALIMLLMLVVTYNDILRLVRGEP encoded by the coding sequence ATGGAGATGATTCGGGTCATATTTATGACCGTGCTCGTATTTTTTGTTATTGTCACCATCCATGAATGGGGACACTATTTTTTCGCGAAACGCGCCGGGATATTGGTTCGGGAATTCGCTATCGGCTTTGGGCCGAAGCTATTCTCGATCAAACGAGGTGAAACTCGCTTTACGCTGAGACTTGTGCCCGCAGGCGGCTTCGTCCGCATGGCAGGTGAGGATCCGGAGATTGTAGAGGTTACTGTCGGCCAAACAATAGCCGTTCGGGTGAAGAATAACCAGGTTACCCGAATTTATCTCGATCGCCTGGATGAGCGGAGCGGTGTTATTCGCGGGGAAGTGACTGGTATTGATCTGGAGAAGGATTTGTTCATCGCCCTTGACGTTGAAGGGGAGAACGACCGTTTCTCCGTACATCCTACCGCACTTCTCATTTCGAGAGGGAAAGAAACGCAGATCGCTCCGATTGACCGTCAATTCGGAAGCAAGTCGGTTGGCGCACGCGCCATGTCGATTTTTGCCGGCCCTCTCATGAACTTTGTGCTTGCGTTTGTTTTGTTCATGGTATACATACAACTTGCCGGAACGCCGCAAGGCTTGCTGGTTGATGAGGTAACCAAAGGAATGCCGGCCGAGCATGCACAACTTCAAAAAGGTGATTTGATCGATACCGTAAACGGCGTCAAGATCGGCACCGATTATGACAAAATGATTGATATTATCGGTGCTTCCGCAGGCAAATCGATTCAACTGAATGTTATCCGCAATGGGGCGCTTGAACCGATTAAGCTGACTCCGGTAGCGGATGATCAAGGCGTTGGCAAGGTTGGCCTTAGAGCGGCCTATCAGTTCCGCAGCGCAACTGTGGGCGAGACCGTTACAGGTGCAGCGAAGCTGATGAAGACAATGACGGTCAGCATTTTTGAAGGCTTCAAGAAAATCATCATTGGAGACTTTAAGCTGGATGACCTGGGCGGACCTGTCCGTACAGCAGAAATGACTAGTGAAATTGCCCGCAAAGGGATCACGGATTTGACGTCATGGACGGCTTTGTTAAGCCTATATCTAGGTATATTCAACTTGCTGCCGATTCCCGCACTTGATGGCAGCAGGCTTATCTTCCTCGGACTCGAGGCAGTTCGCGGGCGTCCGGTTAATCCGAACCGGGAAAGCATGGTCCACTTCATCGGTTTTGCCTTAATTATGCTGCTGATGCTTGTGGTGACTTACAATGATATTTTGCGATTGGTACGAGGGGAGCCATAA